A window from Zingiber officinale cultivar Zhangliang chromosome 7A, Zo_v1.1, whole genome shotgun sequence encodes these proteins:
- the LOC122000391 gene encoding transcription factor MYB41-like → MGRAPCCDKEGLKKGPWTPEEDQKLVDYIQKHGQGNWRSLPKKAELARCGKSCRLRWTNYLRPDIKRGRFSFEEEETIIKLHSMLGNKWSAIAARLPGRTDNEIKNYWNTHIRKRLLRMGIDPVTHAPRLDLLDLSSLFSSSFCNPSLPSLPPSQLDLSRLLAGLDGDLLLMATNLLSSQYPNPNLALSGQGLPHQDQQQLLQFPAQRTLDDTQWMQSANASQLQSDHVVTLPQTYIGNNLMHAPSALTQWVNGGGGASCVEGGGGNYNLMSVWSTPASSSLTPLNSPSTTTHVNSSTEDEMESYCSSLFQFHTPADISNHVM, encoded by the exons ATGGGGAGAGCACCTTGTTGCGATAAAGAAGGTTTGAAGAAAGGTCCATGGACGCCGGAAGAGGACCAGAAGCTCGTCGACTACATACAGAAGCACGGACAAGGAAACTGGAGATCTCTTCCTAAGAAAGCtg AGCTCGCAAGGTGTGGCAAGAGTTGCCGGCTCCGGTGGACGAACTACCTCCGGCCGGACATCAAGCGAGGAAGGTTCTCCTTTGAAGAGGAAGAGACCATCATTAAGCTACACAGCATGTTAGGCAACAA ATGGTCGGCGATTGCGGCGCGTTTACCGGGAAGAACAGACAACGAGATCAAGAACTACTGGAACACGCATATCCGGAAGAGGCTGCTGAGGATGGGAATCGATCCGGTGACTCACGCTCCTCGGCTCGATCTCCTCGACCTCTCCTcgctcttttcttcctctttctgCAACCCGTCGTTGCCGTCGTTGCCACCCTCGCAGCTCGACTTGTCGAGGCTATTGGCTGGCCTCGACGGCGATCTCCTCTTGATGGCCACCAACCTCCTCTCGTCTCAGTATCCGAATCCCAACCTCGCGCTCAGTGGTCAAGGCCTGCCGCACCAGGATCAGCAACAACTGCTTCAATTTCCAGCTCAACGGACCTTGGACGACACTCAATGGATGCAGAGCGCTAATGCGAGCCAGTTACAGTCCGATCATGTGGTCACGCTGCCGCAGACTTACATTGGAAATAATTTGATGCATGCGCCATCGGCGTTGACGCAATGGGTcaacggcggcggcggcgcctcCTGCGTGGAAGGTGGCGGCGGGAACTACAACTTGATGTCGGTTTGGTCGACGCCGGCGTCGTCGAGCCTGACACCGCTGAACTCGCCGTCCACGACGACGCACGTGAACAGCAGCACGGAAGACGAGATGGAGAGCTACTGCAGCAGCCTCTTCCAGTTCCATACCCCTGCTGACATCAGCAACCATGTCATGTAA
- the LOC122002106 gene encoding WD repeat-containing protein 48 homolog isoform X2: MHRVGSAGNTSNSSRPRKEKRLTYVLNDADSTKHCAGINCLAVLKSTTPCDYLFTGSRDGTLKRWALSKNDVTYSATFESHVDWVNDAVMAGSNLVSCSSDTTLKIWNPLSDGVCTRTLRQHSDYVICLAAAEQNGNIVASAGLGGEVFIWDIDAALLPVAKSVDSKEDEHSNGNAGPPMSSLRGINVGNDIAFHNNQSSGYCPIAAKGHKESVYALAMNDSGTLLVSGGTEKVIRVWDSRSGSKVLKLRGHTDNIRALLLDSTGRFCLSGSSDSMIRLWDLGQQRCVHSYAVHTDSVWALASNPAFTHVYSGGRDQSLYLTDLSTRESLLLYTKEEHPILQMVLQDDSIWIATTDSSVHRLPAEGQNPQKVLERGGSFLAGNLSFTRARASLEGSAPVPVYKEPSFTISGIPGIVKYEILNNRRHVLTKDTVGSVKLWEITKGVVIEDYGKVSFDEKKEELFEMVSIPAWFTMDTRLGSLSVHLDTPQCFSAEMYAVDLNMVGAPEDLKINLAQETLRGLLVHWMAKRRHRSGSHTSSNGDVASTHDIVRNHPHSKIEVDDGSDNSNFSALPSFEFSTVSPPSIVTEGSHGGPWRKKITDLDGTEDEKDLPWWSMECVLNSRLPARENTKCSFHLQACEGSNVQIITQGKLSAPRILRINKVINYVLEKMVLDKPLDGGSSDGSSGLGLSTGQSQLSSLGDVSLRSGMKAWQKIKPSIEILCNNQVLLPEMSLATVRAYIWKKPEDLILNYRVVQNK, from the exons ATGCACCGTGTGGGCAGTGCAGGTAACACCTCCAATTCATCACGTCCTCGGAAGGAGAAACGCTTGACATATGTACTGAATGATGCAGATAGCACAAAG CATTGTGCAGGTATTAATTGTTTGGCTGTCCTAAAATCCACAACTCCTTGTGATTATCTTTTCACGGGGAGCAGAGATGGGACATTGAAAAGATGGGCTTTAAGCAAAAATGATGTTACCTATTCGGCTACATTTGAGTCCCATGTTGATTGG GTCAATGATGCAGTTATGGCTGGTAGCAACCTTGTCTCATGTTCTTCAGACACTACCCTGAAG ATATGGAACCCCTTGTCTGATGGTGTTTGCACAAGAACTCTTCGTCAACATTCTGACTATGTCATTTGTCTTGCTGCTGCTGAGCAAAAT GGCAATATAGTTGCCTCTGCGGGGCTTGGTGGGGAGGTTTTCATTTGGGACATTGATGCAGCTCTCCTTCCAGTTGCAAAATCTGTTGATTCAAAAGAAGATGAACATTCTAATGGGAATGCGGGACCTCCAATGTCAAGCCTACGGGGTATTAATGTGGGAAACGACATAGCTTTTCATAACAATCAGTCTAGTGGATATTGTCCAATTGCTGCCAAAGGCCATAAGGAGTCAGTTTATGCCTTAGCAATGAATGATAGTGGGACCTTGCTTGTTTCTGGTGGAACTGAGAAG GTTATACGGGTTTGGGACTCAAGATCTGGTTCAAAAGTTTTGAAGCTTAGAGGGCATACTGACAACATCAGGGCTTTGCTTCTCGATTCCACAGGAAG GTTCTGCCTATCAGGGTCATCTGATTCAATGATCCG TCTATGGGATCTTGGTCAGCAACGATGCGTGCATTCTTATGCTGTCCATACCGATTCTGTATGGGCTCTCGCCAGTAATCCAGCATTCACGCATGTTTATAGTGGTGGGAGAGACCAATCT TTGTACCTGACAGACTTGTCTACCAGAGAAAGCCTTTTGCTTTACACAAAAGAAGAACACCCTATTTTACAGATGGTGTTACAAGATGATAGTATATGGATTGCGACTACAGATTCATCTGTACATAGGTTGCCAGCTGAAGGACAGAATCCACAAAAAGTTCTTGAAAGAGGTGGTTCTTTTTTAGCAGGAAATTTGTCTTTCACAAGGGCAAGAGCTTCTTTAGAAGGATCAGCCCCT GTACCTGTATACAAAGAACCATCTTTCACCATTTCTGGAATCCCAGGAATTGTAAAATATGAAATCTTGAATAACAGAAGACATGTGTTGACCAAG GATACGGTAGGTTCTGTTAAATTGTGGGAGATTACCAAGGGTGTTGTGATCGAGGACTATGGCAAG GTGTCTTTTGACGAAAAGAAGGAAGAGCTATTTGAAATG GTGAGTATACCTGCATGGTTTACAATGGATACGCGACTTGGAAGTTTGTCTGTCCATTTGGATACTCCTCAATGCTTTTCTGCTGAGATGTATGCCGTGGACTTGAATATGGTAGGAGCACCAGAGGATCTCAAG ATAAACCTAGCTCAAGAGACACTTCGTGGTTTGTTGGTCCACTGGATGGCTAAAAGAAGGCATAGATCTGGGTCACACACTTCATCAAATGGAGATGTtgcatctacacatgatattgTCAGAAATCATCCACACTCGAAAATTGAGGTGGATGATGGTTCAGACAACAGCAATTTCTCTGCCCTCCCTTCTTTTGAATTTTCAACAGTTTCACCTCCATCGATAGTTACAGAGGGTTCACATGGAGGTCCTTGGAGAAAGAAGATCACGGATTTAGATGGAACAGAAGATGAGAAGGATCTTCCTTGGTGGAGTATGGAATGTGTTTTAAATAGCCGATTACCTGCAAGAGAAAACACAAA ATGTAGCTTTCATTTGCAAGCTTGTGAAGGTTCAAATGTGCAAATAATAACACAAGGCAAATTGAGTGCGCCTCGGATATTGAGGATTAACAAA GTAATAAACTATGTCTTGGAAAAGATGGTTCTTGACAAACCATTGGATGGTGGAAGCTCCGATGGGTCATCTGGTTTGGGATTGAGCACAGGACAGTCTCAACTTTCTTCACTAGGAGATGTCTCACTACGATCAGGGATGAAGGCCTGGCAAAAGATAAAGCCAAGCATCGAAATCTTATGCAACAACCAG GTGCTCTTACCAGAAATGAGTTTGGCCACAGTTCGAGCATATATATGGAAGAAGCCAGAAGACTTGATCTTGAACTACAGAGTGGTGCAGAACAAATAG
- the LOC122002106 gene encoding WD repeat-containing protein 48-like isoform X1 — MHRVGSAGNTSNSSRPRKEKRLTYVLNDADSTKHCAGINCLAVLKSTTPCDYLFTGSRDGTLKRWALSKNDVTYSATFESHVDWVNDAVMAGSNLVSCSSDTTLKIWNPLSDGVCTRTLRQHSDYVICLAAAEQNGNIVASAGLGGEVFIWDIDAALLPVAKSVDSKEDEHSNGNAGPPMSSLRGINVGNDIAFHNNQSSGYCPIAAKGHKESVYALAMNDSGTLLVSGGTEKVIRVWDSRSGSKVLKLRGHTDNIRALLLDSTGRFCLSGSSDSMIRLWDLGQQRCVHSYAVHTDSVWALASNPAFTHVYSGGRDQSLYLTDLSTRESLLLYTKEEHPILQMVLQDDSIWIATTDSSVHRLPAEGQNPQKVLERGGSFLAGNLSFTRARASLEGSAPVPVYKEPSFTISGIPGIVKYEILNNRRHVLTKDTVGSVKLWEITKGVVIEDYGKQVSFDEKKEELFEMVSIPAWFTMDTRLGSLSVHLDTPQCFSAEMYAVDLNMVGAPEDLKINLAQETLRGLLVHWMAKRRHRSGSHTSSNGDVASTHDIVRNHPHSKIEVDDGSDNSNFSALPSFEFSTVSPPSIVTEGSHGGPWRKKITDLDGTEDEKDLPWWSMECVLNSRLPARENTKCSFHLQACEGSNVQIITQGKLSAPRILRINKVINYVLEKMVLDKPLDGGSSDGSSGLGLSTGQSQLSSLGDVSLRSGMKAWQKIKPSIEILCNNQVLLPEMSLATVRAYIWKKPEDLILNYRVVQNK, encoded by the exons ATGCACCGTGTGGGCAGTGCAGGTAACACCTCCAATTCATCACGTCCTCGGAAGGAGAAACGCTTGACATATGTACTGAATGATGCAGATAGCACAAAG CATTGTGCAGGTATTAATTGTTTGGCTGTCCTAAAATCCACAACTCCTTGTGATTATCTTTTCACGGGGAGCAGAGATGGGACATTGAAAAGATGGGCTTTAAGCAAAAATGATGTTACCTATTCGGCTACATTTGAGTCCCATGTTGATTGG GTCAATGATGCAGTTATGGCTGGTAGCAACCTTGTCTCATGTTCTTCAGACACTACCCTGAAG ATATGGAACCCCTTGTCTGATGGTGTTTGCACAAGAACTCTTCGTCAACATTCTGACTATGTCATTTGTCTTGCTGCTGCTGAGCAAAAT GGCAATATAGTTGCCTCTGCGGGGCTTGGTGGGGAGGTTTTCATTTGGGACATTGATGCAGCTCTCCTTCCAGTTGCAAAATCTGTTGATTCAAAAGAAGATGAACATTCTAATGGGAATGCGGGACCTCCAATGTCAAGCCTACGGGGTATTAATGTGGGAAACGACATAGCTTTTCATAACAATCAGTCTAGTGGATATTGTCCAATTGCTGCCAAAGGCCATAAGGAGTCAGTTTATGCCTTAGCAATGAATGATAGTGGGACCTTGCTTGTTTCTGGTGGAACTGAGAAG GTTATACGGGTTTGGGACTCAAGATCTGGTTCAAAAGTTTTGAAGCTTAGAGGGCATACTGACAACATCAGGGCTTTGCTTCTCGATTCCACAGGAAG GTTCTGCCTATCAGGGTCATCTGATTCAATGATCCG TCTATGGGATCTTGGTCAGCAACGATGCGTGCATTCTTATGCTGTCCATACCGATTCTGTATGGGCTCTCGCCAGTAATCCAGCATTCACGCATGTTTATAGTGGTGGGAGAGACCAATCT TTGTACCTGACAGACTTGTCTACCAGAGAAAGCCTTTTGCTTTACACAAAAGAAGAACACCCTATTTTACAGATGGTGTTACAAGATGATAGTATATGGATTGCGACTACAGATTCATCTGTACATAGGTTGCCAGCTGAAGGACAGAATCCACAAAAAGTTCTTGAAAGAGGTGGTTCTTTTTTAGCAGGAAATTTGTCTTTCACAAGGGCAAGAGCTTCTTTAGAAGGATCAGCCCCT GTACCTGTATACAAAGAACCATCTTTCACCATTTCTGGAATCCCAGGAATTGTAAAATATGAAATCTTGAATAACAGAAGACATGTGTTGACCAAG GATACGGTAGGTTCTGTTAAATTGTGGGAGATTACCAAGGGTGTTGTGATCGAGGACTATGGCAAG CAGGTGTCTTTTGACGAAAAGAAGGAAGAGCTATTTGAAATG GTGAGTATACCTGCATGGTTTACAATGGATACGCGACTTGGAAGTTTGTCTGTCCATTTGGATACTCCTCAATGCTTTTCTGCTGAGATGTATGCCGTGGACTTGAATATGGTAGGAGCACCAGAGGATCTCAAG ATAAACCTAGCTCAAGAGACACTTCGTGGTTTGTTGGTCCACTGGATGGCTAAAAGAAGGCATAGATCTGGGTCACACACTTCATCAAATGGAGATGTtgcatctacacatgatattgTCAGAAATCATCCACACTCGAAAATTGAGGTGGATGATGGTTCAGACAACAGCAATTTCTCTGCCCTCCCTTCTTTTGAATTTTCAACAGTTTCACCTCCATCGATAGTTACAGAGGGTTCACATGGAGGTCCTTGGAGAAAGAAGATCACGGATTTAGATGGAACAGAAGATGAGAAGGATCTTCCTTGGTGGAGTATGGAATGTGTTTTAAATAGCCGATTACCTGCAAGAGAAAACACAAA ATGTAGCTTTCATTTGCAAGCTTGTGAAGGTTCAAATGTGCAAATAATAACACAAGGCAAATTGAGTGCGCCTCGGATATTGAGGATTAACAAA GTAATAAACTATGTCTTGGAAAAGATGGTTCTTGACAAACCATTGGATGGTGGAAGCTCCGATGGGTCATCTGGTTTGGGATTGAGCACAGGACAGTCTCAACTTTCTTCACTAGGAGATGTCTCACTACGATCAGGGATGAAGGCCTGGCAAAAGATAAAGCCAAGCATCGAAATCTTATGCAACAACCAG GTGCTCTTACCAGAAATGAGTTTGGCCACAGTTCGAGCATATATATGGAAGAAGCCAGAAGACTTGATCTTGAACTACAGAGTGGTGCAGAACAAATAG